From one uncultured Methanobrevibacter sp. genomic stretch:
- a CDS encoding glycosyltransferase, whose protein sequence is MKILHVAHFFYPCLSAGGVVNASYQIASKQSEDNDVKVISSDSCKERLRFPNGRYDVDVDGIKVDYFRNLSNGFKLKTMLDTPLAAPFKIRNDIKGYDIIHIHEHRQTLAIFASYFARKNNIPYVVQAHGSVLPFFQKEGLKNIFDKVFGFKILHNASCVFALTEVEKEQYLKRGVDEDKIEIVPLGINLDEYENLPDYGKFRSKFNIGENDKLILFVGRIHEIKGLGLLIDSFNDLINQHNENHSLEDISSSSIKLAIVGPDDGYLVKLEDKIKEYSLEDNVIITGLLYKEEKQEALVDCDLFVMPSKYESFTTSGLEAMACSKPLVLTKNNHIHDWVDGNVGLACDDNKDSLREAIEKVLFDEDLSLIFARNGQKLIKEKYNWDIINDQILEIYNRYL, encoded by the coding sequence ATGAAAATTTTACATGTTGCACATTTCTTTTATCCTTGCTTGTCAGCAGGAGGGGTGGTAAATGCAAGTTATCAAATAGCTTCCAAACAAAGCGAGGATAATGATGTAAAAGTCATTAGTTCAGATTCATGTAAGGAAAGATTAAGATTCCCAAATGGTCGCTATGATGTTGATGTTGATGGAATTAAAGTGGATTATTTCAGAAATCTCTCTAATGGATTTAAGCTTAAAACCATGTTAGACACACCATTAGCAGCTCCATTCAAGATTAGAAATGATATTAAAGGCTATGATATCATCCATATTCATGAGCATAGACAAACCTTAGCTATTTTTGCAAGCTATTTTGCAAGGAAAAACAATATTCCATACGTCGTGCAGGCTCATGGTTCAGTTCTTCCTTTCTTCCAAAAGGAGGGGCTAAAGAATATTTTTGATAAGGTGTTTGGATTCAAGATCCTTCACAATGCATCATGTGTATTTGCACTTACTGAAGTGGAAAAGGAACAATATTTGAAGAGGGGTGTTGATGAGGATAAAATTGAAATTGTTCCTCTTGGGATTAATTTAGATGAGTATGAGAACCTTCCAGATTATGGCAAATTCCGCTCTAAATTTAACATTGGTGAAAATGATAAACTGATTCTTTTCGTTGGAAGAATCCATGAAATAAAAGGGCTTGGCTTATTGATTGATTCATTTAATGATTTGATCAATCAGCATAATGAAAATCATAGTTTAGAGGATATCAGTAGTTCAAGCATTAAATTAGCTATTGTAGGTCCAGATGATGGTTATTTAGTAAAATTGGAAGATAAGATTAAGGAATATTCTCTTGAAGATAATGTCATTATCACTGGCCTATTATATAAAGAGGAAAAGCAGGAAGCTTTAGTGGATTGTGACTTATTTGTCATGCCTTCTAAATATGAATCATTTACAACAAGCGGTCTCGAGGCAATGGCATGTTCCAAGCCATTGGTGTTAACTAAAAACAATCATATTCATGATTGGGTGGATGGAAATGTTGGCCTTGCTTGTGATGACAATAAGGACTCCTTAAGGGAAGCAATTGAAAAGGTATTATTCGATGAAGATTTGTCTCTCATTTTCGCTCGAAATGGTCAGAAACTTATCAAAGAAAAATATAATTGGGACATAATCAATGATCAAATTTTAGAAATTTACAATAGATATCTCTAA
- a CDS encoding DapH/DapD/GlmU-related protein — protein MISKVLNVFKVIKRKYYTFRVKRVSASCGNDLTVNAFSYITPKTSLGNNVNFNGMKIQGTANVIIGDNFHSGIECMIITDSHNYEGDAIPYDDTVISRDVVIEDNVWLGNRVIVLPGVTIGEGAIIQAGSVVVKDIPKYAIAGGHPAKVFSSRDNDHYEKLKKEGKFH, from the coding sequence ATGATTTCTAAAGTTTTAAATGTTTTTAAGGTTATTAAAAGGAAATATTATACATTTAGAGTTAAAAGGGTCTCTGCGTCATGTGGAAATGACTTAACTGTTAATGCTTTTTCCTATATTACTCCTAAAACAAGTCTTGGGAACAATGTGAATTTTAATGGCATGAAGATTCAAGGAACAGCCAATGTGATAATTGGGGATAATTTTCACTCTGGAATCGAATGCATGATAATCACTGATAGTCATAATTATGAAGGGGATGCCATTCCTTATGATGATACTGTAATTTCTAGGGATGTTGTTATCGAAGACAATGTATGGTTAGGAAATCGTGTCATTGTTCTTCCTGGAGTGACTATTGGTGAAGGCGCCATCATTCAAGCAGGAAGTGTTGTAGTTAAGGATATTCCTAAATATGCAATTGCTGGTGGTCATCCTGCAAAAGTCTTTTCTTCAAGAGATAATGATCATTATGAAAAGTTAAAAAAAGAAGGAAAGTTCCATTAA